Proteins encoded in a region of the Micropterus dolomieu isolate WLL.071019.BEF.003 ecotype Adirondacks linkage group LG09, ASM2129224v1, whole genome shotgun sequence genome:
- the LOC123977037 gene encoding inactive phospholipase C-like protein 2 isoform X1: MAEFGDNKSAVGPPVAGWRAASGGEPVSNGNCGVPDGVKRVQNESSCESPTWESTGSDSASKPIPRRSSLIKDGSRAGRERKKTVSFSSSLSEKKISSAADCIHSMVEGSELKKIRTNSRVYQRYYLLDTGLQALCWEPSKKESDKARISIASIREVRTGRNTETLRTSGVYEQISEDCAFSIIYGEMYESLDLVANSAEVANIWVTGLRYLMQYGKHALDMLASSQDSLRLVWLEQLFSTAADSGRQEDVDEGIRLQSAVKLIQNVNPGVSSGKVEHRFKELQRVRQKMCGLAVDNESGVKDHSENKRPIRRNEQVTKQEFIEVFHDFCTRPEIYFLLVQFSSNKEVLDTKDLMRFLEAEQGMAQVCEATSLKLIQSHEPSKEGRQQGYLSLDGFTSYLTSAECHLFDREHDTVCQDMSQPLSHYYINSSHNTYLIEDQFRGPSDISGYIRALKMGCRCVEVDIWDGPDEEPVVCTGHTLSPPLVLRCVLEAIERFAFVASEYPLIVCIENHCSLQQQKVMWQHLVRILGEKLYTDPPDEGGSYLPSPHALRHRILLKGKKLAPGPDREDGEVSEEDEGAEMCQRMKAANSVGAAPGGNEKDVTQKSVPFTAVTQSNPLHLPPKRFQLLEELSDLVTLCRSVCFIDFPTSSESQKPWEMCSFHESLAVRLAGESPGDFVNHNKHFLSRVYPNPMRIDSSNMNPQDLWKCGCQIVSMNFQTAGLMMDLNTAWFRQNGNCGYVLRPAIMRQEVSYFSADTRDTVPGVSPQLLHVKVISGQNLPKPRGSGAKGDVVDPYVYVEIHGIPADCTERRTRTITQNGDNPIFDESFEFQINLPELAMVRFVVLDDDFIDDEFIGQYTIPLECVQPGYRHVPLQSLTGEELPHAKLFVHVALTNRRGGGKPHKRGLSVRKARKGRDYTALRDLGVRAVDEVFKMAAPPLREATDLRENMQNSIAVFRELCGVSAVANLMQCVLALGSRMSGPDGAPLLLFDLRDHYPALEPQGPLPDVLRRVISTYEMMVQASRAVIELSDRIYDRILHIQTMAMEFHEKLQSLAAKEGLKGRKVSRALESFSWNITILKGQADLLKHAKAEVQENMKQVHDAALTGNLTKESLGVRRVRSQTRRGQDDKPTTGARGPSA; encoded by the exons ATGGCTGAATTTGGAGATAACAAGAGCGCCGTCGGTCCACCGGTTGCTGGCTGGAGAGCTGCGTCAGGAGGAGAGCCGGTGTCAAACGGAAACTGCGGCGTGCCAGACGGCGTGAAGAGGGTCCAAAACGAATCCAGCTGCGAGTCCCCGACGTGGGAGAGCACGGGTTCCGATTCAGCCTCCAAACCAATCCCTCGACGCAGCAGTCTGATCAAG GATGGGTCACGTGCTGGTCGGGAAAGGAAGAAGACAGTGTCCTTCAGCAGCAGCCTGTCAGAGAAGAAGATCAGCAGTGCTGCAGACTGTATCCACTCAATG GTTGAGGGGAGTGAGCTGAAGAAAATCCGAACTAACTCACGTGTTTACCAGCGTTACTACCTACTGGACACAGGACTCCAGGCTCTATGCTGGGAGCCTTCCAAGAAGGAGTCAGACAAAGCCCGGATCTCTATTGCCTCCATAAGAGAG GTACGGACAGGTCGTAACACAGAAACTTTACGCACCAGTGGAGTTTATGAGCAGATTTCAGAGGACTGTGCATTCTCCATCATCTATGGGGAGATGTATGAAAGCTTGGACCTAGTGGCCAACTCTGCTGAAGTCGCTAACATTTGGGTGACTGGCCTAAG GTATTTGATGCAGTATGGGAAACATGCCCTCGACATGCTCGCCAGCAGTCAGGACAGCCTTCGTCTTGTCTGGCTGGAGCAGTTGTTCTCTACTGCTGCTGATTCGGGGAGACAGGAAGACGTTGACGAAGGGATCCGCTTGCAGTCAGCCGTTAAGTTGATACAGAATGTGAACCCTGGGGTGAGCAGCGGCAAAGTGGAGCACAGGTTTAAAGAGCTTCAAAGAGTTAGGCAGAAGATGTGTGGGCTTGCTGTAGATAATGAATCTGGAGTCAAAGATCACAGCGAAAACAAAAGACCAATACGAAGAAATGAGCAAGTCACCAAGCAGGAGTTTATTGAGGTTTTCCATGACTTTTGCACACGTCCGGAGATCTACTTTCTGTTGGTGCAGTTCTCTAGCAACAAGGAGGTCCTGGACACCAAAGACCTGATGAGGTTCCTCGAGGCTGAGCAGGGCATGGCTCAA GTGTGTGAGGCGACCAGCCTGAAGCTCATCCAGTCCCACGAGCCATCGAAGGAGGGTCGGCAGCAGGGATACCTGTCACTGGATGGCTTCACCAGCTACCTCACTTCGGCAGAGTGCCACCTCTTCGATAGAGAGCATGACACGGTGTGCCAGGATATGTCCCAGCCTTTGTCTCACTACTACATTAACTCCTCCCACAACACCTACCTCATCGAGGACCAGTTTCGAGGTCCGTCCGACATCTCCGGCTACATTCGCGCCCTCAAGATGGGTTGTCGATgtgtggaggtggacatttggGATGGCCCTGATGAGGAGCCGGTGGTGTGTACTGGACACACCCTCTCCCCACCACTGGTCCTGCGTTGTGTGTTAGAAGCAATTGAAAGGTTTGCATTTGTGGCATCAGAGTATCCATTAATTGTATGTATTGAGAACCACTGTTCCCttcaacaacagaaagtgatgtGGCAACATCTCGTGAGGATACTGGGGGAGAAGTTATACACAGATCCCCCAGACGAAGGGGGGTCATACCTACCGTCACCGCATGCCCTAAGGCATCGAATTCTACTAAAGGGTAAAAAGTTGGCGCCAGGTCCTGATAGGGAGGACGGGGAGGTAAGTGAGGAGGATGAAGGGGCAGAGATGTGTCAAAGGATGAAAGCAGCTAACAGTGTAGGGGCAGCGCCTGGAGGAAATGAAAAGGACGTGACGCAGAAAAGTGTCCCATTCACAGCTGTCACTCAGTCTaatcctcttcatcttcctcccAAACGTTTCCAACTCTTGGAGGAGCTCTCTGACCTAGTAACTCTTTGCCGCTCAGTCTGCTTCATTGACTTTCCAACATCATCCGAAAGCCAAAAACCTTGGGAAATGTGTTCCTTTCATGAGTCTCTGGCTGTGCGTCTCGCTGGCGAGAGCCCTGGCGACTTTGTCAATCACAACAAGCATTTCCTGTCACGGGTGTACCCCAACCCAATGCGTATTGATTCAAGCAACATGAACCCTCAGGACCTGTGGAAGTGCGGTTGCCAGATTGTGTCTATGAATTTTCAGACAGCTGGACTGATGATGGACCTGAACACAGCCTGGTTCCGGCAGAATGGGAACTGTGGTTATGTTCTGCGGCCAGCCATCATGCGGCAGGAGGTGTCTTATTTCAGTGCTGACACAAGAGACACCGTACCTGGTGTATCTCCACAGCTGCTCCATGTGAAG GTGATAAGTGGCCAGAACCTGCCCAAGCCGAGGGGTTCAGGGGCCAAAGGAGATGTGGTGGACCCCTACGTGTATGTTGAAATCCACGGCATCCCAGCTGACTGCACAGAGCGCCGTACCAGGACAATAACCCAGAATGGAGACAACCCCATCTTCGATGAGAGCTTTGAGTTTCAGATCAACCTACCAGAGCTCGCCATGGTTCGCTTTGTGGTGCTGGATGACGACTTCATAGATGATGAGTTCATAG GTCAGTATACCATTCCTTTGGAGTGTGTTCAACCGGGCTACCGACATGTACCACTCCAGTCTCTGACAGGGGAGGAACTTCCCCATGCCAAGCTCTTTGTCCATGTGGCCCTTACTAATCGGAGAGGAGGGGGAAAGCCCCACAAAAGGGGACTGTCTGTGCGGAAGGCCCGCAAGGGGAGGGACTATACAGCTCTGAGGGACTTGGGGGTTCGGGCTGTGGACGAGGTTTTCAAGATGGCTGCTCCTCCGCTGAGAGAAGCCACTGACCTGAGGGAAAACATGCAG AACTCGATAGCAGTGTTCAGGGAGCTGTGTGGGGTGTCAGCTGTGGCTAACCTCATGCAGTGCGTTCTAGCTCTGGGCTCCAGGATGTCAGGACCAGACGGGGCGCCATTACTACTGTTTGACCTCCGAGACCACTACCCCGCACTGGAGCCCCAGGGGCCCCTGCCCGACGTCCTTCGCCGGGTCATCTCCACCTATGAAATG ATGGTCCAGGCGAGCAGAGCAGTGATCGAGCTCTCCGATAGAATCTACGACAGGATCCTGCATATACAGACAATGG CCATGGAGTTTCACGAGAAGCTGCAGAGTCTGGCAGCAAAGGAGGGGCTAAAAGGTCGCAAGGTCAGTCGAGCGCTGGAGAGTTTCAGCTGGAACATCACTATCCTTAag GGTCAGGCTGACCTGCTGAAGCATGCCAAAGCTGAAGTCCAGGAGAATATGAAGCAGGTCCACGATGCTGCCTTGACTGGAAACCTCACCAAGGAGAGCCTAGGAGTGAGAAGAGTCCGCTCCCAAACACGACGAGGTCAGGATGACAAACCCACCACGGGTGCTAGAGGACCCTCAGCGTAG
- the LOC123977037 gene encoding inactive phospholipase C-like protein 2 isoform X2, whose translation MVEGSELKKIRTNSRVYQRYYLLDTGLQALCWEPSKKESDKARISIASIREVRTGRNTETLRTSGVYEQISEDCAFSIIYGEMYESLDLVANSAEVANIWVTGLRYLMQYGKHALDMLASSQDSLRLVWLEQLFSTAADSGRQEDVDEGIRLQSAVKLIQNVNPGVSSGKVEHRFKELQRVRQKMCGLAVDNESGVKDHSENKRPIRRNEQVTKQEFIEVFHDFCTRPEIYFLLVQFSSNKEVLDTKDLMRFLEAEQGMAQVCEATSLKLIQSHEPSKEGRQQGYLSLDGFTSYLTSAECHLFDREHDTVCQDMSQPLSHYYINSSHNTYLIEDQFRGPSDISGYIRALKMGCRCVEVDIWDGPDEEPVVCTGHTLSPPLVLRCVLEAIERFAFVASEYPLIVCIENHCSLQQQKVMWQHLVRILGEKLYTDPPDEGGSYLPSPHALRHRILLKGKKLAPGPDREDGEVSEEDEGAEMCQRMKAANSVGAAPGGNEKDVTQKSVPFTAVTQSNPLHLPPKRFQLLEELSDLVTLCRSVCFIDFPTSSESQKPWEMCSFHESLAVRLAGESPGDFVNHNKHFLSRVYPNPMRIDSSNMNPQDLWKCGCQIVSMNFQTAGLMMDLNTAWFRQNGNCGYVLRPAIMRQEVSYFSADTRDTVPGVSPQLLHVKVISGQNLPKPRGSGAKGDVVDPYVYVEIHGIPADCTERRTRTITQNGDNPIFDESFEFQINLPELAMVRFVVLDDDFIDDEFIGQYTIPLECVQPGYRHVPLQSLTGEELPHAKLFVHVALTNRRGGGKPHKRGLSVRKARKGRDYTALRDLGVRAVDEVFKMAAPPLREATDLRENMQNSIAVFRELCGVSAVANLMQCVLALGSRMSGPDGAPLLLFDLRDHYPALEPQGPLPDVLRRVISTYEMMVQASRAVIELSDRIYDRILHIQTMAMEFHEKLQSLAAKEGLKGRKVSRALESFSWNITILKGQADLLKHAKAEVQENMKQVHDAALTGNLTKESLGVRRVRSQTRRGQDDKPTTGARGPSA comes from the exons ATG GTTGAGGGGAGTGAGCTGAAGAAAATCCGAACTAACTCACGTGTTTACCAGCGTTACTACCTACTGGACACAGGACTCCAGGCTCTATGCTGGGAGCCTTCCAAGAAGGAGTCAGACAAAGCCCGGATCTCTATTGCCTCCATAAGAGAG GTACGGACAGGTCGTAACACAGAAACTTTACGCACCAGTGGAGTTTATGAGCAGATTTCAGAGGACTGTGCATTCTCCATCATCTATGGGGAGATGTATGAAAGCTTGGACCTAGTGGCCAACTCTGCTGAAGTCGCTAACATTTGGGTGACTGGCCTAAG GTATTTGATGCAGTATGGGAAACATGCCCTCGACATGCTCGCCAGCAGTCAGGACAGCCTTCGTCTTGTCTGGCTGGAGCAGTTGTTCTCTACTGCTGCTGATTCGGGGAGACAGGAAGACGTTGACGAAGGGATCCGCTTGCAGTCAGCCGTTAAGTTGATACAGAATGTGAACCCTGGGGTGAGCAGCGGCAAAGTGGAGCACAGGTTTAAAGAGCTTCAAAGAGTTAGGCAGAAGATGTGTGGGCTTGCTGTAGATAATGAATCTGGAGTCAAAGATCACAGCGAAAACAAAAGACCAATACGAAGAAATGAGCAAGTCACCAAGCAGGAGTTTATTGAGGTTTTCCATGACTTTTGCACACGTCCGGAGATCTACTTTCTGTTGGTGCAGTTCTCTAGCAACAAGGAGGTCCTGGACACCAAAGACCTGATGAGGTTCCTCGAGGCTGAGCAGGGCATGGCTCAA GTGTGTGAGGCGACCAGCCTGAAGCTCATCCAGTCCCACGAGCCATCGAAGGAGGGTCGGCAGCAGGGATACCTGTCACTGGATGGCTTCACCAGCTACCTCACTTCGGCAGAGTGCCACCTCTTCGATAGAGAGCATGACACGGTGTGCCAGGATATGTCCCAGCCTTTGTCTCACTACTACATTAACTCCTCCCACAACACCTACCTCATCGAGGACCAGTTTCGAGGTCCGTCCGACATCTCCGGCTACATTCGCGCCCTCAAGATGGGTTGTCGATgtgtggaggtggacatttggGATGGCCCTGATGAGGAGCCGGTGGTGTGTACTGGACACACCCTCTCCCCACCACTGGTCCTGCGTTGTGTGTTAGAAGCAATTGAAAGGTTTGCATTTGTGGCATCAGAGTATCCATTAATTGTATGTATTGAGAACCACTGTTCCCttcaacaacagaaagtgatgtGGCAACATCTCGTGAGGATACTGGGGGAGAAGTTATACACAGATCCCCCAGACGAAGGGGGGTCATACCTACCGTCACCGCATGCCCTAAGGCATCGAATTCTACTAAAGGGTAAAAAGTTGGCGCCAGGTCCTGATAGGGAGGACGGGGAGGTAAGTGAGGAGGATGAAGGGGCAGAGATGTGTCAAAGGATGAAAGCAGCTAACAGTGTAGGGGCAGCGCCTGGAGGAAATGAAAAGGACGTGACGCAGAAAAGTGTCCCATTCACAGCTGTCACTCAGTCTaatcctcttcatcttcctcccAAACGTTTCCAACTCTTGGAGGAGCTCTCTGACCTAGTAACTCTTTGCCGCTCAGTCTGCTTCATTGACTTTCCAACATCATCCGAAAGCCAAAAACCTTGGGAAATGTGTTCCTTTCATGAGTCTCTGGCTGTGCGTCTCGCTGGCGAGAGCCCTGGCGACTTTGTCAATCACAACAAGCATTTCCTGTCACGGGTGTACCCCAACCCAATGCGTATTGATTCAAGCAACATGAACCCTCAGGACCTGTGGAAGTGCGGTTGCCAGATTGTGTCTATGAATTTTCAGACAGCTGGACTGATGATGGACCTGAACACAGCCTGGTTCCGGCAGAATGGGAACTGTGGTTATGTTCTGCGGCCAGCCATCATGCGGCAGGAGGTGTCTTATTTCAGTGCTGACACAAGAGACACCGTACCTGGTGTATCTCCACAGCTGCTCCATGTGAAG GTGATAAGTGGCCAGAACCTGCCCAAGCCGAGGGGTTCAGGGGCCAAAGGAGATGTGGTGGACCCCTACGTGTATGTTGAAATCCACGGCATCCCAGCTGACTGCACAGAGCGCCGTACCAGGACAATAACCCAGAATGGAGACAACCCCATCTTCGATGAGAGCTTTGAGTTTCAGATCAACCTACCAGAGCTCGCCATGGTTCGCTTTGTGGTGCTGGATGACGACTTCATAGATGATGAGTTCATAG GTCAGTATACCATTCCTTTGGAGTGTGTTCAACCGGGCTACCGACATGTACCACTCCAGTCTCTGACAGGGGAGGAACTTCCCCATGCCAAGCTCTTTGTCCATGTGGCCCTTACTAATCGGAGAGGAGGGGGAAAGCCCCACAAAAGGGGACTGTCTGTGCGGAAGGCCCGCAAGGGGAGGGACTATACAGCTCTGAGGGACTTGGGGGTTCGGGCTGTGGACGAGGTTTTCAAGATGGCTGCTCCTCCGCTGAGAGAAGCCACTGACCTGAGGGAAAACATGCAG AACTCGATAGCAGTGTTCAGGGAGCTGTGTGGGGTGTCAGCTGTGGCTAACCTCATGCAGTGCGTTCTAGCTCTGGGCTCCAGGATGTCAGGACCAGACGGGGCGCCATTACTACTGTTTGACCTCCGAGACCACTACCCCGCACTGGAGCCCCAGGGGCCCCTGCCCGACGTCCTTCGCCGGGTCATCTCCACCTATGAAATG ATGGTCCAGGCGAGCAGAGCAGTGATCGAGCTCTCCGATAGAATCTACGACAGGATCCTGCATATACAGACAATGG CCATGGAGTTTCACGAGAAGCTGCAGAGTCTGGCAGCAAAGGAGGGGCTAAAAGGTCGCAAGGTCAGTCGAGCGCTGGAGAGTTTCAGCTGGAACATCACTATCCTTAag GGTCAGGCTGACCTGCTGAAGCATGCCAAAGCTGAAGTCCAGGAGAATATGAAGCAGGTCCACGATGCTGCCTTGACTGGAAACCTCACCAAGGAGAGCCTAGGAGTGAGAAGAGTCCGCTCCCAAACACGACGAGGTCAGGATGACAAACCCACCACGGGTGCTAGAGGACCCTCAGCGTAG